From the genome of Saccharomyces kudriavzevii IFO 1802 strain IFO1802 genome assembly, chromosome: 16:
AACTTACGATAGCAAGGCAAGACACTTAGCAGGTGTTGACGACGACGGTAACCTACACACAGCTGGTTGGACTAGTCTGCATTCCTTTGCCATTGGTCTACCAAACGCTCCAGATTTGCAAGCCGCCAGAAAGGTCGCCAAGTTTATTGGTTCCACTCATCACGAACACACTTTCACATTGCAAGAGGGTCTGGATGCCTTGGATGATGTCATTTACCATTTGGAAACGTATGATGTTACCACTATAAGAGCTTCCACCCCCATGTTCTTGCTATCCAGAAAGATTAAGGCTCAGGGTGTCAAGATGGTTCTTTCCGGTGAAGGTTCTGATGAAATCTTTGGTGGTTACCTATATTTCGCTCAAGCTCCTTCTGCGGCCGAATTCCATACTGAATCCGTGCAACGTGTTAAGAACTTACACTTGGCTGACTGTTTGAGAGCTAATAAATCCACAATGGCTTGGGGCCTAGAGGCGCGTGTTCCATTCTTGGACAGGGAATTTTTGCAATTGTGTATGAACATTGATcctaaagaaaagatgatCAGAGCAAAGGAGGGCCGTATCGAAAAGTACATTTTGAGAAAGGCATTCGATACCACAGGAGAACCAGACGCTAAACCATACTTACCGGAGGAAATTCTATGGAGACAAAAGGAACAATTCTCCGATGGTGTTGGTTACTCATGGATTGATAGTCTAAAGGATAATGCCGAAGCTGTCATTTCCGATGAAATGTTTGCTAGTCCAAAAGCCGAATGGGGCAGCGATATTCCAACCACAAAGGAAGCTTTTTGGTACAGATTGAAGTTTGATGCTTTGTTCCCTCAAAAGACCGTTGCTGATACCGTCATGAGATGGGTTCCAAAGGCCGATTGGGGTTGTGCTGAAGATCCCTCTGGTAGATATGCCCAAATTCATGAAAAACATATTGAATAAACgattacaaaaaataaaaaataaaattaatATAAATTATGAATTAGTTACAAATATCTTtatagaaaaaagaaatgaggGGTAAATGGAAGTATGCTTCATGATTATTTGATGACAGTTTATTTTATCGTTCATATTTGATC
Proteins encoded in this window:
- the ASN1 gene encoding asparagine synthase (glutamine-hydrolyzing) 1 (similar to Saccharomyces cerevisiae ASN2 (YGR124W) and ASN1 (YPR145W); ancestral locus Anc_3.483); the protein is MCGIFAAYKHEDVHRYKQKALQLSKRIRHRGPDWSGNATKNSTIFVHERLAIVGLESGAQPITSPDEDYMLCVNGEIYNHIQLREECPDYQFKTLSDCEPIIPMYLKHDIEAPKYLDGMFAWTLYDAKQDRIVAARDPIGITTLYMGRSSASPKTVYFASELKCLTDDCDTITAFPPGHVYDSKTDKITRYFTPDWLDEKRIPSTPIDYMAIRHSLEKAVRKRLMAEVPFGVLLSGGLDSSLIASIAARETANATNDVEPSTYDSKARHLAGVDDDGNLHTAGWTSLHSFAIGLPNAPDLQAARKVAKFIGSTHHEHTFTLQEGLDALDDVIYHLETYDVTTIRASTPMFLLSRKIKAQGVKMVLSGEGSDEIFGGYLYFAQAPSAAEFHTESVQRVKNLHLADCLRANKSTMAWGLEARVPFLDREFLQLCMNIDPKEKMIRAKEGRIEKYILRKAFDTTGEPDAKPYLPEEILWRQKEQFSDGVGYSWIDSLKDNAEAVISDEMFASPKAEWGSDIPTTKEAFWYRLKFDALFPQKTVADTVMRWVPKADWGCAEDPSGRYAQIHEKHIE